The following coding sequences are from one Polyodon spathula isolate WHYD16114869_AA chromosome 45, ASM1765450v1, whole genome shotgun sequence window:
- the LOC121305938 gene encoding potassium voltage-gated channel subfamily A member 7: MKGAEPEQEKGAQGGERPDPADSAPPSQNNNNKISNQLCGRRKSSLWRGSAGLSERAVFNVSGLRFETQLRTLAQFPDTLLGDPERRIRYYDPLRDEYFLDRNRPSFDSILYFYQSGGRLRRPAHVPLDVFMDELRFYQLGAETMARFREDEGFPREEERALPSREFQKQLWLLFEYPDSSSAARIVAIISVMVILISIVVFCLETLPEFKDERELLILHPQPPLPPPQNSSSSSPLPPPAQLNIFQDPFFVVETICICWFSFELLARFGACPSKPAFFRDIMNMIDFMAIIPYFVTLGTELARSKGGTPAMSLAIIRVIRLVRVFRIFKLSRHSKGLQILGQTLKASMRELGLLIFFLFIGVILFSSAVYFAEADHKDTAFTSIPEAFWWAVVTMTTVGYGDMAPATVGGKLVGSLCAIAGVLTISLPVPVIVSNFSYFYHRETECEDQQEYRHVSTSLWEEEEGEEEEEGGGGKGGRRKRGRVSASRCTVNCSTASLWENPRGTFSCDSRWSLS; this comes from the exons ATGAAAGGCGCGGAGCCCGAGCAGGAGAAAGGGGCGCAGGGCGGAGAGCGCCCGGACCCTGCCGACAGCGCCCCCCCTTctcagaacaacaacaacaaaatctcCAACCAGCTTTGCGGCCGCAGGAAGTCCTCTCTGTGGCGGGGTAGCGCGGGGCTGAGCGAGAGAGCTGTCTTCAACGTCTCTGGGCTCCGCTTCGAGACGCAGCTCCGCACGCTGGCTCAGTTTCCAGACACCCTCCTGGGGGACCCCGAGAGACGAATCCGCTACTACGATCCCCTGCGTGATGAATACTTTCTCGATCGCAACCGGCCCAGCTTTGACTCCATCCTGTACTTTTACCAGTCCGGCGGGAGGCTCAGGAGACCGGCACACGTCCCCCTGGACGTCTTCATGGACGAGCTGCGCTTCTACCAGCTGGGGGCGGAGACCATGGCCCGCTTCAGGGAGGACGAGGGCTTCCCCAGGGAGGAAGAGCGGGCCCTGCCCTCCAGGGAGTTCCAGAAACAGCTGTGGCTCCTGTTCGAGTACCCAGACTCTTCCTCGGCCGCCCGGATCGTCGCCATCATCTCCGTCATGGTCATCCTCATCTCCATCGTCGTCTTCTGCCTGGAGACCCTGCCCGAGTTCAAGGACGAGAGGGAGCTGCTG ATCCTCCACCCACAACCCCCGCTCCCCCCTCCCCaaaactcctcctcctcctcgccgCTCCCCCCTCCCGCCCAGCTCAACATTTTCCAGGACCCCTTCTTCGTGGTCGAGACGATTTGCATCTGCTGGTTCAGCTTCGAGCTCCTGGCGCGCTTCGGGGCGTGCCCCAGCAAGCCTGCCTTCTTCCGCGACATCATGAACATGATCGACTTCATGGCCATCATCCCCTACTTCGTCACCTTGGGAACCGAGCTGGCCCGCTCCAAGGGGGGCACCCCGGCCATGTCCCTCGCCATCATTCGGGTCATTCGTCTGGTCCGCGTCTTCCGAATCTTCAAGCTGTCCCGGCACTCCAAGGGCCTGCAGATCCTGGGCCAGACTCTGAAAGCCAGCATGAGGGAGCTGGGCCTGctcatcttcttcctcttcatcGGCGTCATCCTCTTCTCCAGCGCTGTGTACTTCGCCGAGGCCGACCACAAGGACACGGCGTTCACCAGCATCCCCGAGGCCTTCTGGTGGGCGGTGGTCACCATGACGACCGTCGGCTACGGCGACATGGCCCCGGCGACCGTCGGCGGGAAGCTGGTGGGGTCCTTGTGTGCCATCGCTGGCGTGCTGACCATCTCGCTGCCCGTCCCCGTGATCGTGTCCAATTTCAGTTATTTCTATCACAGGGAGACCGAGTGCGAAGACCAGCAGGAGTATCGGCACGTCAGCACCTCGCtctgggaggaggaggagggggaggaggaggaggagggggggggggggaagggggggcgACGGAAAAGGGGAAGGGTTTCTGCATCTCGTTGCACGGTGAACTGCTCGACGGCTTCTCTGTGGGAGAATCCCAGAGGAACGTTTTCCTGCGACAGCCGCTGGTCACTCAG